One Deltaproteobacteria bacterium genomic window, TTCTCCGACACCATCTGCGTGGACGGAAAGGGTGGAGAGGTCAACCCGGCCCAGCTCGACCAGGACTATAACCAGGACCGCTTCGACCCCAAGGACGGGCGCCTTCTCAAGGTCTGCGACAATCTGGCCGCCTTTCTCGAGGCCTACAACGCCTCCAGAAACGGCATCTCCAACGACGATCTTCAGCAGGCCCAGTGGAAGATCCGAAGCCTCTACCAGCATACCGAACTGGGCAACGGTCTGCACATCGGAGCCCTGCTGGCCGATTTCGACTGATTTTCCGGGCCCCCGGGCCCAAGACTCTTAGAGAACGGTACTGTGCTCAAAAACCCTTCAAGGAGGTTATCCATGCTCCTGCGCAAAAGAGCCTGGGACATCATGCGCGAAGAATACCCCTCAGTCAGGGATGACGCGTCCATCTCCCAGGTCATCCAGGCCCTCGAGGGCGGCCGGAAAAATTCGTCTGATTTGAACTTCGTCGTCGTCTTCGACCGGTCCGGGGCCTTCAAGGGCGTCGTGTCCATGTGGAACATCATCCAGTCCATCGGCCCCTGTCTCCTCTCGGGGCTCGGACTCCTGGAAAAGGAGGTCAACTGGGACCAGGCCTTTCATCGGGCCTGCCGGACCTGCGCCCAGGTGGACCTTGGCGAATACCTTCAACGTGACGTCCCGGTGGTCAAACCCAACGACCCCTTGGCTAGAATTCTGGAAATTTTCCTCGGCTATCGTCGTGGTCGTGCAGTAGTCGAGGAGGGAGGAAAAATCATCGGCATTGTCGTTCTTGCCGATCTCTACCGGGAAATTGGCCTTGCCTTAGACCAGTCCTGAGCCCGAAAACAAGACGGGGGAACCGGATACGCCGGTTCCCCCCGTCTTCATTGAGACTCCAGGCCTCCGTACGTCAATCCTTCCGGCCCCCATCGCAGACCAGGGGCCAAATCTCGTCGATATTCTCGATAGTCCGAACCTCGATCTTTCGGCGCAGGTCGCCCGGAATTTCCTTGAAGTCATTCTCGTTCTTGGCCGGGATGAGCACCCGGCGAACTCCGGCCGAGACTGCGGCCAGAATTTTCTCCTTGATCCCGCCTACAGGCAGGACCCGTCCCCGCAGGGTGATCTCTCCGGTCATGGCCACGTCGTTGCAGACCGGAGTGTTGGTCAAGGCCGAGAGCAAAGCCGTGACCATGGTCACCCCGGCCGATGGGCCGTCCTTGGGCGTGGCCCCGGCCGGCACGTGGACGTGGATGTCCAGCTTTTCGGTAAAATCGCTCTCCAGGCCGAGCTTCTGAGCCCTGGCCCGAGCGTAGCTCAGGGCCGCCTGGGCGCTCTCCTTCATGACCTCGCCCAATTGTCCGGTCAGGATGAGCTTTCCCTTGCCGGGCATGGTCGTCACTTCCACGTAGAGGGTCTCGCCCCCGAACGGAGTCCAGGCAAGTCCCAGAGCCACCCCCGGAGGCAATTCGTTGTCTCGCTCCTCCCCCATGTGCTTGGGCAGGCCTAGGAGCTTCCGAACCATCTGGGGAGTGATCCGAAATGGCCCATTTTCTCCCTCGGCCACACGTCGGGCCAGCTTTCGACAGACGCTGCCGATCTCCCGTTCCAGGTTTCGCAGGCCCGCTTCCCGGGTGTAGTCCTGAATGATCTTGGAGATGACCGCATCGCTGATCTGGACGTCGGGCTCGGTCAGACCGTTTTCCTTGACCTGCCGGGGCAGGATATAACGCCTGGCGATCTTGACCTTTTCCTGCTCCGTGTATCCGGTGATTCGGATGATCTCCATCCGGTCCCGCAGGGCCTGGGGGATGGTGTCCAGCATGTTGGCCGTGCAGATGAACATGACCTTGGACAGATCGAAAGGCACGTTCAGATAGTGGTCGGTGAAGGTATTGTTCTGCTCGGGGTCCAGGACCTCCAGCAGGGCCGAGGACGGGTCCCCCCGGAAATCGCTGCCCACCTTGTCGATTTCGTCCAGCATGAAGACCGGGTTTCTGGTTCCGGCATCCTTGATGCTCTGGATGATCCGGCCGGGCATGGATCCGATGTAGGTCCGGCGATGGCCTCGGATCTCGGCCTCGTCACGCATCCCGCCCAAAGACATCCGCACAAATTTGCGGTTCAGTGACCGGGCGATGGATCGCCCCAAGGAAGTCTTGCCCACACCGGGAGGTCCGACGAAGCAGAGAATGGGGCCCTTCATCTCCGGATTAAGCTTGCGTACACTCAGATATTCGAGAATCCGTTCCTTGACCTTTTCCAGATCGTAGTGGTCCTCGTTGAGGATCTTTTCGGCTGCCTTGATGTCCAGGCGGTCCTTGGACATTTTCTTCCATGGCAGGTCCGTCAGCCACTCAATGTAGGTCCGGATGACCGTGG contains:
- a CDS encoding CBS domain-containing protein, with the translated sequence MLLRKRAWDIMREEYPSVRDDASISQVIQALEGGRKNSSDLNFVVVFDRSGAFKGVVSMWNIIQSIGPCLLSGLGLLEKEVNWDQAFHRACRTCAQVDLGEYLQRDVPVVKPNDPLARILEIFLGYRRGRAVVEEGGKIIGIVVLADLYREIGLALDQS
- the lon gene encoding endopeptidase La; protein product: MSDENILTPTPQEEDNRGPEPVVEDQGGGRPELDLPNRIPVLPVRDIVVFNYMILPLFVGRDKSVLAVDAALNRNRYILICTQKDEQVDEPGPDDLYRVGTVAMIMRMLKMPDGRLKVLVQGLTRARVKDFVQDEPFDEAEIEVIEERETGGEAGPEQEALLRAVREQSEKILSLRGIDTTEIMSVLNGVQEHGRLADLVASNLRMKPQDAQRILECEDPLERLSLVNEQLAKEVEVASMQAKIQSMAREGMDKAQREFFLREQMKAIRKELGDQDEGGEEFEGLHKALKKAGLPKKVMEEATKQLKRLESMHPESSEATVIRTYIEWLTDLPWKKMSKDRLDIKAAEKILNEDHYDLEKVKERILEYLSVRKLNPEMKGPILCFVGPPGVGKTSLGRSIARSLNRKFVRMSLGGMRDEAEIRGHRRTYIGSMPGRIIQSIKDAGTRNPVFMLDEIDKVGSDFRGDPSSALLEVLDPEQNNTFTDHYLNVPFDLSKVMFICTANMLDTIPQALRDRMEIIRITGYTEQEKVKIARRYILPRQVKENGLTEPDVQISDAVISKIIQDYTREAGLRNLEREIGSVCRKLARRVAEGENGPFRITPQMVRKLLGLPKHMGEERDNELPPGVALGLAWTPFGGETLYVEVTTMPGKGKLILTGQLGEVMKESAQAALSYARARAQKLGLESDFTEKLDIHVHVPAGATPKDGPSAGVTMVTALLSALTNTPVCNDVAMTGEITLRGRVLPVGGIKEKILAAVSAGVRRVLIPAKNENDFKEIPGDLRRKIEVRTIENIDEIWPLVCDGGRKD